One region of Clostridiisalibacter paucivorans DSM 22131 genomic DNA includes:
- a CDS encoding MarR family winged helix-turn-helix transcriptional regulator, producing MYDAMNESFSENVIDIEKYLRKIDYIIRLKGREILKDFNITGPQFIALQKLINKENMTIGGLSREMSLACSTVTDLVDRMEKNKLVTRIKDSNDKRVVRIRVNKNGHRLVEEVLKRRILYVNEKLKDFEEKDKEFLKKNLESLYEAMKMGK from the coding sequence ATGATGCAATGAATGAAAGTTTTTCTGAAAATGTAATAGATATAGAAAAATATTTAAGAAAAATAGATTATATAATTAGGTTAAAGGGAAGGGAGATATTAAAGGATTTTAATATTACAGGACCCCAATTTATAGCACTTCAAAAGTTGATAAATAAAGAGAATATGACAATAGGAGGTCTTAGTAGAGAAATGTCTTTGGCTTGTAGTACAGTTACAGATTTAGTAGATAGAATGGAAAAAAATAAGCTTGTAACTAGAATAAAAGATTCTAATGATAAGAGAGTAGTAAGGATTAGGGTAAATAAAAATGGTCATAGATTAGTAGAAGAAGTTTTAAAGAGAAGAATACTCTATGTTAATGAAAAATTAAAAGATTTTGAAGAAAAAGACAAAGAATTTCTTAAAAAAAACTTAGAATCTCTATATGAAGCTATGAAAATGGGAAAATAA